Proteins from a single region of Aquirhabdus parva:
- a CDS encoding sigma-54 interaction domain-containing protein, whose amino-acid sequence MRDEVWHRPIVLSLEGTNAQPLSIRAKALVFTDPVSCRLLTLIERLAPSEAPVMIIGETGTGKELVARHIHQLSGRKGPFLAVNCGAINDQLAESELFGHEAGSFTGATGRREGWFEAAQGGTLFLDEIGDLPLHLQVKLLRVLQEREVVRIGSRKPIPVDVRFVAATNVDLDAAVNAGHFRRDLLYRINIAQVHLPPLRERPGDILPLANHFIKQYSKRMNIGTAHLTSDAREALLSYAWPGNIRELENVIHFALLVAETSEVRPEHLKVKGGWGAEKQPSRHWQEPLPNVVTSTEVRADPLADIARLLSIAFEQGQPDLFESFESLVVQEAFRYTRQNQVHSAALLGVTRNVMRTMLKRHGLLADGAEKGESKDDWRMVEG is encoded by the coding sequence ATGAGAGATGAAGTTTGGCACCGACCCATCGTCCTATCGCTTGAAGGCACCAATGCCCAGCCGCTGAGCATCCGTGCCAAAGCACTGGTGTTTACCGACCCCGTGTCTTGTCGTCTGCTGACGTTGATTGAGCGCCTCGCGCCCAGCGAAGCTCCCGTCATGATCATTGGCGAAACGGGTACAGGTAAAGAACTGGTCGCTCGTCACATCCATCAACTCAGTGGACGCAAAGGACCCTTCCTCGCCGTTAATTGTGGTGCTATTAACGACCAACTGGCCGAAAGTGAATTGTTTGGCCATGAAGCCGGTTCTTTTACTGGCGCAACAGGTCGCCGCGAAGGCTGGTTTGAAGCCGCACAAGGGGGCACCTTATTTTTGGATGAAATTGGCGATTTACCGCTGCATCTGCAAGTCAAACTGCTCCGCGTCCTGCAAGAGCGCGAAGTCGTGCGCATTGGCTCACGTAAACCAATTCCGGTAGATGTACGTTTTGTGGCTGCCACCAACGTTGATTTGGATGCCGCTGTGAATGCCGGACATTTCAGACGTGACCTGCTGTATCGCATCAACATCGCCCAAGTCCATCTACCGCCGCTGCGTGAACGACCGGGTGACATCCTGCCACTGGCGAATCACTTCATCAAACAATACAGCAAACGGATGAACATCGGCACCGCCCATCTCACCAGTGATGCGCGCGAAGCGTTATTGTCATATGCATGGCCGGGCAATATCCGCGAGCTAGAGAATGTCATTCATTTTGCATTATTGGTTGCAGAGACCTCTGAGGTTCGACCTGAGCATTTGAAGGTGAAGGGGGGATGGGGTGCTGAAAAGCAACCCAGCCGGCATTGGCAAGAGCCATTACCCAATGTCGTTACATCTACAGAGGTTCGCGCAGACCCTTTAGCCGATATCGCACGCCTATTAAGTATAGCGTTTGAGCAGGGGCAGCCTGATTTATTTGAGAGTTTTGAAAGTCTTGTGGTGCAGGAGGCTTTTCGCTACACCCGCCAGAACCAAGTGCATAGTGCTGCATTACTCGGAGTGACCCGCAATGTGATGCGTACCATGCTCAAACGTCATGGGTTATTGGCAGATGGCGCAGAGAAAGGTGAGAGTAAAGATGATTGGCGTATGGTTGAAGGATAA
- a CDS encoding TonB-dependent receptor — protein MAIRLKLSTLTLALWALSRIAVAEGDGISQITVTGSHYKNGVGTSDAASQGVINGYLLTDIPILRPGEVLESVPGMVVSQHSGDGKANQYFLRGYNLDHGTDFATSIDSVPVNIPTNAHGQGYTDINYLIPELVQRIDYRKGPYFAENGDFSSAGSANIKYRNSLDHNILDLTVGADNYRRALLAGSTHLSANQSGPTVLGGLELLQNNGPWDSPEKLHKINGLLKLSDGDTSQGWSIDGVGYKAHWHSTDQVPLELIESGQIGRYAALDDSDGGDSTRAILSGEWHRDDEQGYSKVSAFAQRYHLQLWSNFTYFELNPIQGDQFEQFETRNYYGGQLVQGWKQSLFGLPSTTEAGLQLRYDTTHVGLANTDKRIRTNLVTDDQINETLLGAYLQNTTQWTPWFKSVIGGRQDRLQLNRDSHTNALNSGDATGTKFSPKLSLIFGPWQKTELFLNYGKGIHSNDARGVINQVDARTGESVEPVPALVGSTGKEIGLRTEIIDGLQSSVAVWGLDSDSELVYVSEAGTTEPNGASKRYGVEWNNHIIVNKWLLIDADFAWTHARYADKDANGDIGNLIPNAVSKVGLLRATLRNQGGWSTSLETRYIGGYPLSQDGELKTPSSTITNLRVQRELTPRLSLSVDVLNLFNRKYYDIAYQQDYQVTPTSPVVPSGITVHPGEPRELRATLHMKF, from the coding sequence ATGGCTATAAGATTAAAGCTCTCGACACTAACGCTTGCACTTTGGGCATTGAGTCGTATTGCTGTTGCAGAGGGTGATGGGATCTCTCAGATCACTGTAACTGGCTCACATTATAAAAATGGGGTAGGCACCTCTGATGCGGCATCGCAAGGCGTGATTAATGGTTATCTACTCACCGATATTCCGATCCTGAGGCCAGGCGAGGTCCTAGAAAGTGTTCCCGGTATGGTGGTATCTCAGCACTCGGGTGATGGCAAAGCCAATCAGTACTTTTTAAGGGGCTATAATCTGGATCATGGGACTGACTTTGCAACGAGTATCGATAGCGTTCCTGTCAACATTCCAACCAATGCCCATGGGCAGGGCTATACCGATATTAATTATTTGATTCCTGAACTGGTACAGCGCATTGATTATCGCAAAGGTCCTTATTTTGCTGAAAATGGTGATTTCTCATCTGCTGGATCTGCCAATATTAAGTATCGCAACAGCCTAGATCACAATATTCTTGATTTGACCGTAGGTGCCGATAATTATCGCCGTGCATTATTAGCGGGATCGACGCATCTATCCGCTAATCAAAGTGGTCCAACGGTGCTGGGAGGACTTGAGTTATTACAAAATAACGGTCCTTGGGATTCCCCAGAAAAACTTCATAAAATTAATGGATTGCTTAAGCTGAGTGATGGAGATACCAGTCAGGGATGGTCAATTGATGGGGTCGGTTATAAGGCACATTGGCACTCTACAGATCAGGTGCCTCTAGAGTTGATTGAGTCTGGACAGATCGGACGCTATGCGGCATTGGATGATAGTGATGGTGGTGACTCAACACGCGCCATTTTATCGGGAGAGTGGCATCGTGATGATGAGCAGGGCTATAGCAAAGTATCTGCATTTGCCCAGCGTTATCACTTACAGCTATGGTCGAATTTTACCTACTTTGAATTAAACCCGATTCAAGGAGATCAATTTGAGCAGTTTGAAACTCGCAATTATTATGGCGGCCAGCTTGTACAAGGTTGGAAGCAGAGCCTCTTTGGCTTGCCTTCAACAACTGAGGCTGGTTTACAACTTCGTTATGATACAACGCATGTCGGTTTAGCCAATACCGACAAACGCATCCGTACTAACTTAGTGACCGATGATCAGATCAATGAGACCTTGCTAGGTGCTTATCTGCAAAATACTACGCAGTGGACTCCATGGTTTAAGTCTGTCATAGGTGGACGTCAAGATCGTCTACAATTAAATCGCGATTCGCATACCAACGCACTCAATAGTGGCGATGCCACAGGGACCAAGTTCTCGCCAAAGCTGTCTTTAATTTTTGGGCCATGGCAGAAAACTGAACTGTTTTTAAATTATGGTAAAGGGATACATAGTAACGATGCGCGTGGCGTGATTAATCAAGTTGATGCGAGAACAGGTGAGTCAGTCGAGCCGGTTCCGGCATTGGTCGGCAGTACGGGTAAGGAAATCGGACTGCGTACCGAGATCATCGATGGTTTGCAGAGTTCTGTGGCGGTTTGGGGCTTAGATAGTGATTCAGAGTTGGTGTATGTTTCAGAAGCAGGCACAACAGAACCTAATGGTGCAAGTAAACGCTATGGTGTCGAGTGGAACAATCACATAATTGTGAATAAGTGGTTGTTGATAGATGCTGATTTTGCGTGGACACATGCACGCTATGCGGATAAAGATGCAAATGGTGACATCGGTAATTTAATTCCGAATGCGGTCAGTAAAGTGGGTCTGTTGCGGGCGACATTACGCAATCAAGGCGGTTGGTCAACGAGTCTAGAAACACGTTATATCGGTGGCTATCCCTTGTCACAGGATGGTGAACTGAAGACCCCTTCGAGCACGATTACCAATTTGCGGGTACAGCGTGAGCTGACGCCACGATTGTCATTATCTGTAGATGTCTTGAACCTGTTTAACCGTAAATATTATGACATTGCCTATCAGCAAGACTATCAAGTTACCCCAACAAGTCCAGTTGTTCCGAGTGGCATTACGGTTCATCCTGGAGAGCCACGAGAGCTAAGAGCCACGCTACATATGAAATTTTAA
- the ychF gene encoding redox-regulated ATPase YchF, producing the protein MGFNCGIVGLPNVGKSTLFNALTKAAIAAENFPFCTIEPNTGIVPVPDPRQDALAAIVKPERVMPTTMEFVDIAGLVAGASKGEGLGNQFLANIRETDAIAHVVRCFDDDNVIHVAGKVDPLDDIATINTELALADLDAVAKAILRATKSAKGGDKDAIAMKAVLEKIEPVLNEGRPARAADLSDDERKVVRGMGLMTLKPTMYIANVAEDGFENNPHLDAVRKLAAEENAIVVPLCNQIEAEIAQLDEDEKAEFLEAIGMEEPGLNRVIRAGYSLLGLQTYFTAGVKEVRAWTVQVGATAPQAAGVIHTDFEKGFIRAEVIAYDDFVGFKGEAGAKEAGKWRLEGKTYVVQDGDVMHFRFNV; encoded by the coding sequence ATGGGTTTTAATTGCGGCATCGTTGGCTTGCCAAACGTCGGTAAATCTACACTATTCAATGCATTAACTAAAGCAGCCATCGCCGCTGAAAACTTCCCATTTTGCACTATTGAGCCGAATACCGGTATCGTTCCTGTGCCTGATCCACGCCAAGATGCATTAGCTGCTATCGTCAAACCTGAACGTGTGATGCCAACCACGATGGAGTTTGTTGATATCGCAGGTTTAGTCGCTGGCGCAAGTAAAGGTGAAGGTTTGGGAAACCAATTCCTCGCCAACATCCGTGAAACAGATGCGATTGCACACGTCGTGCGCTGCTTTGACGATGACAATGTCATTCACGTCGCCGGAAAAGTCGATCCCTTAGATGATATTGCCACCATCAATACTGAACTGGCACTTGCAGACTTGGATGCTGTGGCAAAAGCAATTTTGCGCGCGACTAAATCAGCTAAAGGTGGTGATAAAGACGCAATCGCCATGAAAGCAGTTTTAGAGAAAATTGAACCTGTTTTAAATGAGGGTCGTCCTGCTCGTGCAGCAGATCTATCCGATGATGAACGTAAAGTTGTACGTGGTATGGGTCTCATGACCTTGAAGCCGACCATGTATATCGCAAACGTTGCAGAAGATGGTTTTGAAAACAACCCCCATCTCGATGCCGTACGTAAATTGGCTGCTGAAGAAAATGCAATCGTGGTCCCGCTTTGCAATCAAATTGAAGCGGAAATTGCACAGCTTGATGAAGATGAAAAAGCTGAATTTTTAGAAGCGATTGGAATGGAAGAACCGGGTCTTAATCGCGTTATTCGTGCCGGTTATTCTCTACTTGGCCTGCAAACTTATTTCACAGCAGGCGTTAAAGAAGTACGCGCTTGGACTGTACAAGTGGGCGCTACTGCACCACAAGCTGCAGGCGTTATTCACACCGATTTTGAAAAAGGTTTTATTCGTGCCGAAGTCATCGCCTATGACGACTTTGTCGGCTTTAAAGGTGAAGCTGGCGCTAAAGAAGCTGGAAAATGGCGTTTAGAAGGTAAAACATATGTTGTGCAAGACGGTGATGTGATGCACTTCCGCTTTAATGTCTAA
- a CDS encoding glutathione S-transferase family protein translates to MRTLYQFPLSHYCEKARWLLDYKELDYVARNMIPGPHRLSTRWHASSDTLPMLHDDNVWIADSSEIALYLDGVYAEKPLISSDPKERTSTIKLDKKATELGYHVRRWMFLYLLEEPHTIDIVIGEKGLMRTFRPISAFMLKQGMRQLYKINPEKAEQSKQKLSQLINEIEAALLANGADGKQGYLVGKTFSLADIAVCAMAAPIFGPVGTPWVPPSHIIPPEPLAVYQAELLARPFGQYVTRIYAHERKARVDWRGQ, encoded by the coding sequence ATGCGGACTTTGTATCAGTTTCCTTTGTCTCATTATTGTGAAAAAGCACGCTGGTTGTTGGATTATAAAGAACTCGACTATGTCGCCAGAAACATGATTCCGGGACCCCATCGCCTATCGACGCGTTGGCATGCCAGCAGTGACACCTTACCGATGCTGCATGATGATAACGTATGGATTGCGGACTCTAGCGAGATTGCGCTATATCTTGATGGTGTGTATGCGGAGAAACCTTTAATTAGTAGTGATCCCAAAGAGCGTACGTCTACAATTAAGCTTGATAAAAAAGCGACTGAGCTTGGTTATCATGTCAGACGCTGGATGTTTTTATATCTGCTTGAAGAGCCACACACCATAGATATCGTCATCGGTGAAAAAGGTCTGATGCGCACCTTTAGACCAATTTCTGCATTCATGCTCAAACAAGGCATGCGTCAACTTTATAAAATTAACCCAGAGAAAGCTGAGCAATCTAAACAAAAACTAAGTCAACTGATCAATGAAATTGAAGCCGCTTTGCTTGCGAATGGTGCTGATGGCAAGCAAGGATATTTAGTTGGTAAGACTTTTAGTTTGGCAGATATTGCTGTGTGCGCGATGGCCGCGCCGATATTTGGTCCTGTTGGCACACCTTGGGTTCCGCCCAGTCATATTATTCCACCGGAGCCTCTTGCTGTATATCAAGCCGAGCTTTTAGCACGACCATTTGGGCAGTACGTAACCCGAATCTATGCACATGAGCGTAAGGCAAGAGTAGATTGGCGCGGGCAGTGA
- a CDS encoding TonB-dependent receptor, whose protein sequence is MFSNDQTLHKRFQRNLLSSAVMLASLSMGFSALSFAAEGDVPPVSNGTSSQNSNTPVDSDTSQHIESIVVTSRNREELAQNIPVPVSVIGSKQLDRDGIVSVDDLTRKAPGLTATTPNARRTGISIRGIGKASGNDNMEAAVGVIVDNVFLSHVGMSYQDFTDLDRVEVLRGPQGTLLGKNTTMGAINYVSKLPSFKPQGSFEVEGGLNKEALKLKASRSDALIDDVLAYRASVFVDQQQGDLKNISPLGGNVHEKNRFGGRLQFLWKPTENLNIRLNLDEAQSKEYSNTKPFMIDPLTFADGSSRTASNKLTYTSRLSRDYFGGYVPVVGDRSWNEIDVAQLRPLITNNSGESLTIDWDLGDLTFTSITAGRKLHFDANNDSDQTKFDINQGGTLVDHEQFSQEFRLTSAPSKVLDYQVGLYYLHDSTESTSRTLYGQDAGAFYASNSQYSSLKSNKYLLSSSLNQVYSTTLTTPQTDSVAAFGQANWHLNDKATLTFGLRDTNEKKSSDSQKNASFYDGSALVSTGNAAADAIRASQLGTVYGLVHGQDINNNSVSWLLSPSYQLDKDVLLYASASSGQKSGSVQFKSNGTPLNVDPEKSLDFELGVKSLLLDKRLLLNVNLYQTTVKDYQATTSILDSTSSTGYSSVLGNIPEIRARGVEIEGSYAASHDLNLNFSLAYNDAIYSDWSTATCPAEIVSVAVCNNTGKQVVGAPKVTGVVGADYQTHLGFGGLSFHSYINAVARTSQNLESQLSIYGRQAGYTLVDGGLGVVGNYNKNKFEVDLIAKNLFDTKYTTSINGFSNSSPVGYDGIGARRYIGLVFKTKY, encoded by the coding sequence ATGTTTTCTAACGATCAAACTTTACATAAACGTTTTCAGCGCAATTTATTATCTTCTGCGGTTATGCTTGCCAGTTTATCCATGGGTTTCTCTGCACTGAGTTTTGCAGCTGAGGGAGATGTGCCTCCTGTAAGCAATGGCACATCGTCTCAAAATAGTAATACCCCTGTAGATTCTGATACTTCACAACATATTGAATCAATTGTTGTGACTTCGCGTAATCGTGAGGAGCTGGCACAAAATATCCCAGTACCTGTTTCAGTCATTGGCAGTAAGCAGCTAGATCGCGATGGCATCGTGAGTGTCGATGATTTGACCCGTAAAGCTCCGGGACTTACGGCAACCACACCGAATGCACGCCGTACGGGGATTTCCATTCGGGGGATAGGAAAGGCCAGTGGGAATGACAATATGGAGGCCGCAGTTGGCGTGATTGTCGACAATGTTTTCTTATCTCATGTGGGAATGTCTTATCAGGATTTTACCGATCTAGATCGTGTTGAAGTTTTACGTGGTCCACAAGGAACGTTGCTGGGCAAGAACACGACGATGGGTGCGATTAACTATGTCAGTAAGTTACCCAGCTTTAAACCACAAGGCTCATTTGAGGTTGAAGGTGGCCTGAACAAAGAAGCGCTTAAACTGAAAGCCTCAAGATCTGATGCTTTGATTGATGATGTTTTGGCATATCGTGCCTCCGTATTTGTTGATCAGCAGCAGGGCGATTTAAAAAATATTAGCCCTTTGGGAGGTAATGTTCATGAGAAAAATCGCTTCGGTGGTCGCCTACAGTTTTTATGGAAGCCAACTGAAAATTTGAACATCCGATTGAATTTGGATGAAGCGCAAAGCAAAGAATATAGCAACACTAAGCCATTTATGATTGACCCACTGACTTTTGCGGATGGATCGTCTCGCACAGCATCTAATAAACTGACCTATACCTCTCGATTATCGCGTGATTATTTTGGGGGTTATGTGCCAGTAGTCGGTGATCGGTCTTGGAATGAAATCGATGTCGCGCAGCTTCGACCATTGATCACCAATAACAGTGGCGAATCTTTGACGATTGATTGGGATCTGGGTGATTTAACCTTCACGTCCATTACGGCTGGGCGTAAGCTGCATTTTGATGCGAACAATGACAGTGATCAAACCAAATTTGATATCAATCAGGGCGGAACCCTGGTTGACCATGAGCAATTCTCTCAAGAGTTCCGCTTAACCTCGGCGCCAAGTAAGGTGCTGGATTATCAGGTGGGCTTGTATTACTTACATGATTCAACTGAGTCAACTTCCCGTACGCTTTATGGTCAAGACGCAGGTGCATTTTATGCGTCGAATAGCCAATACAGTTCGTTGAAATCAAATAAATATTTACTCAGTTCATCTCTTAATCAAGTGTATTCCACCACACTGACGACTCCACAAACGGATAGCGTTGCTGCTTTTGGACAGGCCAATTGGCATTTGAATGATAAGGCAACATTGACTTTTGGTTTACGTGATACCAATGAAAAGAAGAGTAGTGATAGCCAAAAAAATGCCAGTTTCTATGATGGGTCAGCATTGGTTTCAACAGGAAATGCTGCTGCTGATGCAATCCGTGCATCACAGCTTGGCACTGTTTATGGCTTAGTTCATGGGCAAGATATCAACAATAACTCGGTCTCTTGGCTGTTGAGTCCGAGCTATCAGCTTGATAAAGATGTTTTGCTCTACGCTTCGGCCTCATCCGGTCAGAAATCAGGCTCAGTTCAATTTAAGTCGAATGGCACACCGTTGAATGTTGATCCTGAAAAATCCTTGGATTTTGAGCTGGGTGTAAAAAGCTTACTTTTGGACAAGCGGTTGTTGCTAAACGTCAATTTGTATCAAACCACGGTGAAAGATTACCAAGCAACAACCAGCATATTGGATTCTACGTCATCGACAGGTTATAGCTCTGTGCTCGGGAATATTCCTGAAATTCGTGCACGTGGTGTAGAAATTGAAGGAAGTTACGCTGCATCGCATGACCTAAATTTAAACTTCTCTTTAGCTTATAACGATGCGATCTATTCAGATTGGTCTACCGCAACGTGCCCTGCTGAAATTGTCAGTGTGGCTGTCTGTAATAACACCGGTAAACAAGTTGTCGGGGCACCTAAAGTTACGGGTGTAGTGGGAGCAGATTACCAGACCCATTTGGGCTTTGGTGGTTTGAGTTTCCATAGTTATATCAATGCTGTGGCGCGTACGTCCCAAAATCTGGAGTCCCAACTATCCATATATGGTCGTCAAGCAGGTTATACCCTGGTTGATGGCGGACTCGGTGTGGTTGGCAATTACAACAAAAATAAATTCGAAGTCGATCTGATCGCAAAGAATTTATTTGATACCAAATATACGACGAGTATCAATGGCTTCAGTAACTCCTCTCCTGTGGGTTATGACGGCATCGGCGCACGTCGTTATATCGGTCTAGTATTTAAAACTAAATATTAA
- a CDS encoding TonB-dependent receptor domain-containing protein, whose protein sequence is MNNYVNEFLLEKSKKVSLFSYKPITLAVLAILFQLSASQMSFAADDSVIADLKSQIEQLKKELAASQQKNNPQTDLAASNTNVLASSPDQQVKKDEEEAKKIDGVVVTGKRQRKQKVLLDNLKDVPKSVSIVSGEELDRLGANNITEVLRRVGNVNFNYGNPRTGSLTLRGITTGSSDQIDPTIGTVLDGVSLGYTPLVNGYVFTDIDTVDVTRGPQGTQGGKPSNIGRITFNTKAPTFTPEANFALTYGEWNRLITSAVVGGPVIDDLLAWRGTFQREQGDGAYGNTFPDLKGRASYQNVDRTFGRVQFLLTPTDDFTAKLSLENQPKGSEFVNGLTVKHAEPTVFSDGVARPVASVDTTYKKYLRPWFNNDPTLWNTARDYYNNPVDVDNNGAIITGSKGATLNLNWHVAGHDLQSITGYRSHWFSAANDEGTPFDITKSGGYITDYSQISQEFRISSEKGKFVDYLAGLYFLSTDNDSISRTRYGNDAGAFQASDALYNSLATTGSGQTILKDSLNFAYKGTQTYVKNKSAALFAQADWHLSDPLTLNTGVRFSHEDRETSQGVLLLDPGVGSDFTTAFGNSSSTKAIAKGGAAAADRLAARYFGSTWANLSTAQQNQLLSGAQVRNGTLTPASLYPVTDAPAWEGNIKSWNASLTNKFNDTVSAYGTLQYGEKGGMSQFAVNGTTSTVDKEQTNGYELGLRLNLLNNTLTINSDIFLNDIKNFQTTVNIPDPIGTAAFLASNPSVSLADAQQFQSVVGNLPGVRVKGLEIDAAYTGLQNLTLSLSAAYNDAYYSKDTYLAKPNEVDSTGKVFQKYYNAKGSVLNSAPKFTANLAADYKVQVFGDKVFHTSADYKFTSSYATSPSSYDVYDAYGLLDLGVGIGRKDGLFDVSVVVKNLLNTSYHTDGWNSYTPNIPRWFGVTFKSKL, encoded by the coding sequence GTGAACAATTATGTTAATGAATTTTTGCTGGAAAAAAGTAAGAAGGTATCGCTTTTTAGTTATAAGCCAATTACCTTGGCTGTGTTGGCAATATTATTTCAGCTTTCAGCAAGTCAAATGTCCTTTGCCGCAGATGATTCGGTTATTGCTGATTTAAAGTCCCAAATTGAACAACTCAAGAAGGAGCTCGCTGCAAGTCAACAAAAGAACAATCCACAAACGGATTTGGCTGCATCGAATACAAATGTTCTAGCTTCATCTCCTGATCAGCAGGTTAAAAAAGATGAAGAGGAGGCAAAAAAAATTGATGGCGTTGTGGTCACAGGTAAGCGTCAGCGTAAACAAAAAGTCTTGCTCGATAACCTTAAAGATGTTCCTAAATCGGTCTCAATTGTCTCAGGGGAGGAGTTGGATCGTTTGGGTGCTAATAACATTACTGAGGTCCTTAGACGAGTGGGTAATGTCAACTTTAACTACGGTAACCCTAGAACAGGTAGCTTGACTTTACGGGGGATTACAACGGGTTCAAGTGATCAAATTGACCCAACCATTGGTACCGTACTTGATGGCGTAAGTCTGGGTTATACACCATTGGTGAATGGCTATGTTTTTACTGATATCGATACGGTTGACGTCACTCGGGGTCCTCAAGGAACACAAGGGGGTAAGCCCTCAAATATTGGCAGAATTACGTTTAATACCAAAGCACCGACTTTCACCCCAGAAGCTAATTTTGCTTTAACGTATGGTGAGTGGAATCGATTGATTACTTCTGCTGTAGTGGGCGGCCCAGTGATTGACGATCTATTGGCTTGGCGGGGAACTTTTCAGCGTGAACAGGGTGACGGTGCATATGGGAATACCTTCCCCGATTTAAAAGGGCGAGCCAGTTATCAAAACGTTGATCGCACTTTTGGTCGCGTCCAATTTTTACTGACACCAACCGATGATTTTACTGCCAAGCTGAGCCTAGAAAACCAGCCTAAAGGCAGTGAGTTTGTTAATGGTTTAACCGTAAAACATGCTGAACCTACCGTATTTAGTGATGGAGTAGCGCGTCCCGTGGCTTCAGTCGATACGACTTATAAGAAGTATCTGCGGCCTTGGTTTAATAATGATCCGACACTTTGGAATACCGCGCGTGATTACTATAACAACCCTGTGGATGTGGATAATAACGGTGCCATCATTACCGGGTCGAAAGGTGCAACGCTTAATTTAAATTGGCATGTAGCGGGCCATGATCTGCAATCTATTACAGGCTATCGTAGCCATTGGTTTAGTGCCGCCAATGACGAAGGAACACCTTTTGATATTACCAAGAGCGGGGGGTACATTACGGATTACTCCCAGATTAGCCAAGAGTTTCGTATATCTTCGGAAAAAGGCAAGTTTGTTGACTACCTCGCTGGATTATATTTCTTAAGCACGGATAATGATTCGATTAGCCGTACGCGTTATGGCAATGATGCTGGCGCATTCCAAGCGAGTGATGCGCTGTATAACAGCCTGGCAACAACAGGTTCAGGTCAGACAATCCTGAAAGACTCTTTGAATTTTGCTTATAAAGGCACGCAGACTTACGTCAAAAATAAGAGTGCGGCTCTGTTTGCGCAAGCCGATTGGCATTTAAGCGATCCTTTAACTTTAAATACGGGTGTCCGTTTTTCTCATGAGGATCGTGAAACTTCCCAAGGTGTGCTTTTACTAGACCCGGGTGTAGGCAGTGATTTCACGACCGCTTTTGGGAATAGCTCAAGTACCAAAGCCATTGCTAAAGGAGGCGCGGCAGCTGCTGATCGGCTTGCTGCACGATATTTCGGTTCGACTTGGGCCAACTTAAGTACAGCGCAGCAGAACCAGTTGCTCTCTGGGGCTCAGGTTCGTAACGGTACTCTAACACCTGCATCACTTTATCCAGTGACAGATGCGCCAGCTTGGGAGGGTAATATTAAAAGCTGGAATGCAAGTTTAACGAATAAGTTTAATGATACGGTCTCTGCCTATGGAACATTGCAGTACGGCGAGAAAGGGGGGATGTCTCAGTTTGCGGTTAATGGGACGACATCTACTGTTGATAAGGAGCAGACCAATGGTTATGAATTGGGCTTACGTCTAAATTTATTGAATAATACCTTAACCATCAATTCGGACATTTTTCTTAATGACATTAAGAATTTCCAAACGACAGTCAATATTCCTGATCCGATCGGAACAGCAGCATTCTTAGCGAGCAATCCCAGTGTTTCACTTGCCGATGCACAGCAGTTTCAGAGTGTAGTTGGAAACTTGCCTGGGGTGCGGGTTAAGGGGCTTGAAATTGATGCAGCGTACACAGGCTTACAGAATCTAACGCTCAGTTTATCGGCTGCATATAACGATGCGTACTATTCTAAGGATACGTACTTGGCTAAACCCAACGAAGTGGACAGTACTGGGAAGGTCTTTCAGAAGTACTATAACGCGAAAGGCAGCGTGCTCAACTCTGCGCCCAAGTTTACTGCAAATTTAGCGGCTGATTATAAGGTTCAAGTCTTTGGTGATAAGGTTTTTCATACCAGCGCTGATTACAAATTTACCAGTAGTTATGCGACCAGTCCTTCGTCCTACGATGTTTATGATGCGTATGGATTACTAGATCTGGGTGTCGGTATCGGACGAAAAGATGGTCTATTTGACGTCTCGGTGGTCGTGAAGAACCTGCTCAACACAAGCTACCATACCGATGGTTGGAATTCTTACACGCCTAATATCCCCCGTTGGTTTGGGGTGACTTTTAAATCCAAGCTCTAA